The following proteins are encoded in a genomic region of Tigriopus californicus strain San Diego chromosome 6, Tcal_SD_v2.1, whole genome shotgun sequence:
- the LOC131882058 gene encoding uncharacterized protein LOC131882058 has translation MASNMEQSDVKIFREHSPYIQLLSKIPSRVHRGMVGYDLNLTCIAVHPKFLALGTNAGLVYWYDRGQDILQRLWCSNRRIPITKVCLVETVDLMLAVGNQDGCVTIFQIPRPLDKTIHPPLLRQTSESLTGANGEGLELFTIPGLHTKPIKALAWSKNGMKLFSGDDMGQVSLTEIDFVARTTSSIPLCKEGFRITQLSYSKPYLMISTTERSVVIDTAKSDLEPLVVGERLRKVYGPYGGIIWPSTSKSVNLMAVRPKNTFYAASVSKDQCKVDSTILLESSLKRPHLDIPLINPMVFTHDIGIEDDIHLLEPLLHEDGVSTYFVGYNANILHIIDPKKPMVLASCSSLRGILDLSTCSGSGSDKINHDEIFILEGPRSVVRLSLAPDPFHAELLDTTVNPLGTDETEGVGLESVGPNLASMTDSVVSKLPYFGANSLAASAGSAISNFGGKLFSSPSTEPDVEEAQEIRSDLEDDKKDLESLFGDDNDDESGGYRGSFQTLSLQLVSPDPDSSNSPISTEPDPQKEKSLLDKLKIGSYFSPTKPEGDSSEPVKDEVKVVLCLEPLSGSQYWQSFNFIEPYISRVEVHGQQIMAICANSTLYEGILDHDKIHWKKLSYEASDISVSDNGAIIWTVCNGKAYSMEDPMQNDFVEITSQAKWVRVTDKFGVVLKLDGTLDIYLDIHKPTLLLQRSERLKFDGHISSLSVVENLMTVVSNGFLYLRSGLSASNNALGTSWTLARNLKVQVEHVTLYSNASRQKMLVTTTDNEVYFCQGDLANKDFNPQWIQISVYGCSIDIDESLKVSMSNSMIVVADPASGAGVISQEMVSGSYWETIQFDQIKSRIKEIQANGIFELEGVLWVVMFSLKPNVNELFFTKFHDQSLHQVPLPRELDCPITSIAASPEACWLLSSKGDIFIRTDIRPILPEGADWLKLDMTQLVGTTKLEHIAMGTDVIWALDSNGQVWLRLGSVGPNEVIPAWVALEDSDLKLARIASSSSIHMVWAIDTDQRVVVREGIYPDFRHGAAWTHVDGVERVVDIIASHAYIWVLTQDGSFFRRSGITEANVRGEFWEMVSLHSHTLTSVSVTVCDKPFALDKRGRIIALNDVEICLSD, from the exons ATGGCCTCAAATATGGAGCAAAGTGACGTGAAAATATTCCGAGAACATAGCCCATATATTCAACTGTTAAGTAAAATACCTTCAAGGGTTCACAGAGGTATGGTGGGCTATGACCTCAATCTCACTTGCATCGCCGTGCATCCAAAGTTCCTAGCCTTGGGAACCAATGCCGGATTGGTGTATTGGTATGACAGAGGCCAAGACATTCTACAGAGACTTTGGTGTTCCAATCGTCGAATACCAATCACGAAAGTATGTCTGGTGGAAACCGTGGACCTGATGTTGGCGGTTGGAAATCAAGACGGTTGTGTGACTATTTTTCAG ATTCCCCGGCCATTGGATAAGACCATACATCCTCCGTTACTTCGACAAACTTCCGAGAGCTTGACCGGAGCGAATGGCGAAGGCTTGGAGTTGTTCACAATTCCTGGTCTTCATACCAAGCCCATAAAGGCCTTAGCTTGGTCAAAGAATGGGATGAAGCTCTTTTCAGGAGACGACATGGGCCAAGTAAGCTTGACTGAGATCGATTTTGTGGCCAGAACGACGTCGAGCATTCCTTTGTGCAAAGAGGGATTCAGGATAACTCAACTTAGCTACTCCAAGCCGTACTTAATGATATCAACCACGGAAAGATCTGTAGTCATAGACACCGCTAAAAGTGATCTTGAACCTCTTGTGGTCGGAGAAAGATTGAGGAAAGTTTACGGACCCTATGGGGGCATAATTTGGCCAAGTACGTCCAAAAGTGTGAATTTAATGGCCGTCAGACCCAAAAACACCTTCTACGCCGCCAGTGTGTCCAAGGATCAATGCAAGGTGGACTCTACCATCTTGTTAGAGAGCAGCCTCAAACGACCCCACCTAGACATTCCATTAATCAATCCCATGGTGTTCACCCATGATATCGGAATTGAGGACGACATTCACCTTTTGGAACCCCTTCTCCACGAAGACGGCGTTTCTACTTACTTCGTGGGTTATAATGCAAACATCTTACACATCATAGACCCGAAGAAACCCATGGTATTGGCCAGTTGTAGCAGCTTGCGTGGAATTCTTGATCTCTCCACCTGCTCGGGGTCCGGCTCGGATAAGATCAATCATGACGAGATTTTTATTCTGGAAGGGCCTCGAAGCGTCGTTCGACTTTCTCTTGCCCCAGATCCATTTCACGCCGAACTTCTGGATACCACTGTTAACCCCCTAGGTACGGATGAGACCGAGGGCGTTGGCTTAGAGTCTGTGGGTCCTAATCTTGCGTCCATGACAGACTCTGTTGTGTCGAAACTTCCGTATTTTGGCGCCAACTCTTTAGCTGCTTCGGCGGGGAGcgccatttcaaattttggcggGAAACTGTTCAGTTCGCCTTCTACAGAACCTGATGTTGAAGAGGCCCAAGAGATTCGATCAGATTTAGAGGACGATAAGAAGGACTTGGAGTCTCTTTTCGGTGATGACAACGATGATGAATCTGGAGGCTATCGGGGTTCGTTTCAAACCCTGAGTCTTCAATTGGTGTCTCCTGACCCGGACAGTTCTAACAGCCCAATTTCTACCGAACCTGATCCACAAAAGGAGAAATCTTTGTTGGATAAACTGAAGATTGGCTCTTACTTTAGCCCAACAAAACCTGAAGGCGACTCTTCAGAGCCCGTGAAAGACGAAGTCAAAGTGGTCTTATGTCTGGAACCTTTGTCAGGATCTCAATATTGGCAGTCGTTTAACTTCATTGAGCCTTACATTTCCAGAGTTGAAGTCCATGGTCAACAAATTATGGCAATCTGCGCAAATAGTACTCTATATGAGGGAATCTTGGACCATGACAAGATTCATTGGAAAAAGCTCTCGTATGAAGCCAGCGACATCTCTGTGTCGGATAATGGGGCCATCATTTGGACGGTGTGTAATGGCAAGGCTTACTCTATGGAGGATCCCATGCAAAACGATTTCGTCGAAATCACGTCCCAAGCCAAATGGGTGCGAGTCACCGACAAATTCGGAGTGGTCTTAAAGCTTGACGGAACATTAGACATTTATCTGGATATTCATAAGCCCACTCTTCTCCTGCAAAGATCCGAGCGGCTAAAGTTTGATGGACATATTTCTAGTTTATCCGTGGTGGAGAATCTCATGACCGTCGTGTCAAATGGATTTTTGTACTTGAGAAGTGGACTATCGGCCTCTAACAATGCTTTGGGTACAAGTTGGACTCTTGCAAGAAACCTCAAGGTTCAGGTGGAACATGTGACATTGTATTCAAACGCCTccagacaaaaaatgttggtgaCAACCACTGATAATGAGGTCTATTTTTGTCAAGGGGACCTCGCAAACAAGGATTTCAATCCTCAATGGATCCAAATCTCAGTCTATGGATGTTCAATCGACATTGATGAGAGTCTTaaagtatccatgagcaaCTCCATGATTGTCGTTGCTGATCCTGCATCTGGAGCTGGAGTGATATCTCAAGAGATGGTATCTGGTTCGTATTGGGAGACGATTCAGTTCGACCAAATCAAATCTCGCATTAAGGAAATCCAAGCTAATGGCATTTTTGAGCTTGAAGGAGTCCTGTGGGTCGTTATGTTCTCATTGAAGCCGAACGTGAACGAACTTTTCTTTACCAAATTCCATGACCAATCTCTCCATCAG GTTCCCCTTCCGAGAGAATTGGATTGTCCTATTACCTCAATAGCTGCTTCTCCGGAGGCTTGTTGGCTTTTGTCGTCCAAAGGTGACATTTTTATCCGGACAGACATCCGGCCAATTCTCCCCGAAGGAGCTGATTGGCTCAAACTCGACATGACCCAGTTGGTAGGAACAACCAAATTGGAGCATATTGCAATGGGTACAGACGTAATCTGGGCATTGGACTCCAACGGACAAGTTTGGCTCCGATTAGGGTCCGTCGGGCCCAATGAGGTGATCCCTGCTTGGGTGGCACTTGAAGACTCTGATCTGAAGTTGGCCCGTATTGCCAGTTCTTCTTCCATTCACATGGTGTGGGCCATTGACACAGATCAGCGTGTCGTTGTGAGGGAAGGGATCTATCCGGATTTTAGACACGGTGCGGCCTGGACCCATGTGGATGGAGTGGAAAGGGTTGTGGATATCATTGCCTCACATGCCTACATTTGGGTCCTGACCCAGGACGGATCTTTCTTTCGGAGGAGTGGAATCACAGAAGCTAATGTGAGAGGAGAGTTTTGGGAGATGGTGTCGCTCCACAGTCACACGTTAACCTCCGTGTCCGTAACAGTGTGTGATAAACCGTTTGCCTTGGATAAACGAGGTCGCATCATCGCGCTCAATGACGTGGAAATTTGCTTGAGCGATTGA
- the LOC131881520 gene encoding uncharacterized protein LOC131881520, which yields MGNSNSNQNGVVSDILNSHPIIVFSATYCTYCKIAKRVFDEMGTEYNAIELNSEPNGKEIMKDLSTNYTKGQRTVPQIFICGKWIGGCNEMRSLYKTGALETMLKDCCQGDITCRRSM from the exons ATGGGGAACTCGAATTCCAACCAAAATGGCGTGGTGTCAGACATTTTAAATTCACATCCCATCATCGTATTTTCGGCCACGTATTGCACCTATTGTAAGATCGCGAAAAGGGTTTTTGACGAAATGGGCACGGAATATAATGCCATTGAATTAAACTCCGAGCCAAATGGCAAAGAGATTATGAAAGACCTTAGCACCAATTACACCAAAGGACAAAGGACG GTTCcccaaattttcatttgtgGAAAATGGATCGGAGGATGCAACGAGATGAGGAGCCTCTACAAAACTGGTGCTTTGGAGACCATGTTAAAGGATTGCTGCCAAGGTGATATCACTTGCCGAAGATCCATGTAA